One Cyanobacterium sp. T60_A2020_053 genomic window, AATTTGGCGGGCGCTATTGCGGATTATACTGAAGCAATTAATAAAGATCCTCGTTATGCTGAAGCCTATCATAAACGGGGTATTTTATACCTAGAAACTGGCACAAAACAAAAAGCAGTGGACGATTTACGCAAAGCATCTTTACTTTATTTTGAGAAAGGAGAAATTGACAGTTATCGACAGGCGCGGGAAATGAGTCGCAATATTCATCAATTACATAGTAATGGTAATGGTGTTCATCAGGAAATGGTGGTAGGTGTGGAATTATTCGCCAATTAATTTAATAAACATGGACTGTATTAGGGTTCAAAGCACAAAATACGGTAAAAATGTTATTTTTTAATCAGATTTTTCATTTTAACTCCTTGCCAATCTTTTTTAATAAAGGAGGGTGAGGGGCACTTTTTTGTTCTGCCAAAGTATTTAGGGTTTGCTGAATAAATCAAAACCCTTGTCTAAATAAAGGTTTAAAGTCTATTCTACATAACAAAAAGTGTCATAAATTGACTTTTTCCTCTAAAAATACTGTATTTTTTCCATCCTAAAATCAAAAGTGATTGATGAAAACTAGGAATTTTTAACAGGCTATGATTATCCTAAAATCTTTGATTTATAAACCTTTCTACTATCCACTTCTTACTTCCCACACTTCCCACGACTCTACTTTTTCAGCAAAGCCTAGTAAGAATAATTGATTAAAAAGCTATGTAAAATCAAGGTTTAGCTATACTGAAGAAGAAGTTATCAGTATTGAGGTTATGAATATAAAACTAATTGAACGAGAAAAACAATTAGCAAAACTTAAAAATGAACAGTTTGACTGTCTAATTATTGGCGGAGGAGCTACGGGTACAGGCTCTGCCGTAGAAGCCACTCAACGGGGCTTAAAAACTGCGCTGGTAGAACGTTTTGACTTTGCCTCTGGCACCAGTAGCCGTAGTACAAAATTATTACATGGTGGAGTAAGGTATTTAGAACAAGCATTTAAGCAGTTTGACTTAAATCAACTTAATTTGGTGCGAGATGCTTTATCTGAGCGCAAAAATGTAATTGAAATGGCGCCCCATCTCGCGCAATCTTTACCCTTGATTATCCCGTTATATCAATTTTGGCAACTGCCTTATTTTTTCTCTGGGTTGTTGATGTATGATTTTTTGTCAGGAAAACAAAGTTTGGGGCGCAGTCGGGTGTTAAGTCTCAAGGATACTTTGGAGTTATTCCCCAGTTTAAATACTGAAGGCATGATTGCCAGTGTTATGTATTATGATGGGCAGTTTGATGATGCGCGTTTGAATGTGGAAGTTGCCATGAAAGCCATTGATTTGGGGTGCGCTTTAGCTAATTATCTGGAAGTGCTAGAAATTATCAAGGAAGATAATCGCTGTTGTGGTGCTAAGGTTAAGGATGTGTTGACGGGGGAAATTTTTACAATTAACGCTCAAGTAGTATTAAATGCTACAGGTCCTTATAGTGATGCCATTAGGCATTTAGATCAAGCTGAATCGCAGGATATACTTAAAGTTAGCTCTGGTGTTCATATTGTAGCAGATAAGTCGTTTGCGCCGGGGCGAGGGGCGCTGTTGATTCCTAAAACTGATGATGGTAGGGTAATTTTTATTGTGCCATGGCGCGGTTTCACTTTGATTGGTACGACAGATGAAGAGGCAAAAGTTACCGATTCTCCTGTAGCGACAGAGGGAGAAATTCAGTATCTATTAAAATATGCTAATCAGTATTTGAGTAAGCCGTTGAGTCGGGAAGATGTGTTGTCGGCATGGTGTGGATTGCGCCCGTTGGTTTCTCCTACCCATCAAGCTAATTCTACCGCAAAAATTTCCCGTGATCATACAATTATTTCTTCTCCTAGTGGTTTGATTACCATTACGGGGGGTAAATGGACTACTTTTCGTAAAATGGCTAAGGATGCGGTTAATCAAGTTATTAAGCAATTACCTCAAAAGGATAATTTTGCCACTGATGTGGAAATGTTGCCAGTAGCTGGTGGTGAAAATTTCGATTTTGCTACCCTTGATAGTCAGTTACAAGAAGTTATCGAAGCACCCGATATTCGTCATCATTTGATTAATTATTATGGGGGGAGGGCGCCCGTCATCCTTGATATTATCAAAGAGTGTGGATTAGAGCGCTTAACTCTTCAATATCCTTTTATCACTGCGGAGGTGGTTTATGTGTGTCGTTATGAGATGGCACAAAAATCAGAAGATGTGTTATCGCGCCGTTTTCGTCTGACTTTTTTAGATAGCCAAGTGGCTGAGGAAGTTAGGGAAAAAGTAGAACAAATTATCACACAAATTAGACAGGAAAACATTACTGTTTCAGTCTAATTTATCATAGATGGGGTGGAGGGCGCCCTCCACCCTACTTTTTTCTTTAAATAGGATTTGCCAATGGAAATTAAAACCATGCAGAGAAAAAAAGAAGTTATTTTGATAGAAAATATCAGGATATTAATTTTTCTTTGACTAAAAATTTAGATTGAATTTCACGGGTAATAATGTGAGAAAGAAAACCAATAGGTCCAGCAAATAAACATAAAATTAATGAGTGAATTGTCCAAATTTTCTCTTTTTGTCCTTGCCAATAAATATAGCGCCCGACAAACAAATCTAATACTAAAAAATGAACCCAACCAGCAAAAGTAATGGTAGGATCGCTAAAGGCTTTAGCTAATCCATTTAAGTCAGGATTGGCTAGACTTTCGATAGATTCTGGATTTAAACCCGTAATAAAAAGATAAATATAAACAGCGATTAAAGGAATAAAAATATAATAAGATTCCATAATTTTCTTAGTAATTGACCAATTTGGCACAAAAATTATTAAAAACCAAAATGGCAATACAAAAAGATTGGCAATGTTAAATAATATTTCTAAGTTCATTTTTTTTCTTTTTAGTTAATGATTTACAAAACGGTATTAGTTTATTTGTAACATACTTATAAAACTTTAATCGTTCATAACAAGGGGTTTAAACCCCTTGTCTTTTTTCCCTATTCTTTAGCTTCTAATTTACCGAGACGGCTTTTTAAGTCTTGGTTTTCTTCCTGCAATTTTTCTACTTTCTGCCGTAAATCTTCGAGGTTTTTATCTTTACCCAATTTTCCGCGCACTTGATTAATTGCTTCTTCAGCGCGCCTCACCACTCGACCATCAGGGCTACTTTCGGCTAAAGTGGATAATAAATCAATAGCTTGACTATTTTCGATTTGCGACAAGCCAGAAATTAACGCCATTTGA contains:
- a CDS encoding FAD-dependent oxidoreductase; this encodes MNIKLIEREKQLAKLKNEQFDCLIIGGGATGTGSAVEATQRGLKTALVERFDFASGTSSRSTKLLHGGVRYLEQAFKQFDLNQLNLVRDALSERKNVIEMAPHLAQSLPLIIPLYQFWQLPYFFSGLLMYDFLSGKQSLGRSRVLSLKDTLELFPSLNTEGMIASVMYYDGQFDDARLNVEVAMKAIDLGCALANYLEVLEIIKEDNRCCGAKVKDVLTGEIFTINAQVVLNATGPYSDAIRHLDQAESQDILKVSSGVHIVADKSFAPGRGALLIPKTDDGRVIFIVPWRGFTLIGTTDEEAKVTDSPVATEGEIQYLLKYANQYLSKPLSREDVLSAWCGLRPLVSPTHQANSTAKISRDHTIISSPSGLITITGGKWTTFRKMAKDAVNQVIKQLPQKDNFATDVEMLPVAGGENFDFATLDSQLQEVIEAPDIRHHLINYYGGRAPVILDIIKECGLERLTLQYPFITAEVVYVCRYEMAQKSEDVLSRRFRLTFLDSQVAEEVREKVEQIITQIRQENITVSV
- a CDS encoding DUF4281 domain-containing protein, which codes for MNLEILFNIANLFVLPFWFLIIFVPNWSITKKIMESYYIFIPLIAVYIYLFITGLNPESIESLANPDLNGLAKAFSDPTITFAGWVHFLVLDLFVGRYIYWQGQKEKIWTIHSLILCLFAGPIGFLSHIITREIQSKFLVKEKLIS